A genomic region of Nymphaea colorata isolate Beijing-Zhang1983 chromosome 2, ASM883128v2, whole genome shotgun sequence contains the following coding sequences:
- the LOC116246746 gene encoding wall-associated receptor kinase-like 20, whose translation MNPSPEPATAIVFILLLSCIAFISVEGTCSDRCGTLDVKYPLGTGPGCGDPRFRSSVSCLNQQELIFSTHTGNYPIKSIDYSKSTITILDPGMSTCSFMKSSPNFGLDWTAPFQLDSSIFVLLHCSSPSSLVYKGNPLCDTSNSHICFSLYSCPGIVSFGVPPYSQAAASSCCVYSPVNLGPADDINLNSLHCSTYTSILSFGDSPTDPTQWEYGIRLKYNYGDDGNIPSVCGDCERSNGVCGYAIPRNTFVCACRNGVNTTSTCYGQEGFWSSSSSDLAVFTSMIVAVWITVLVTAFQQAM comes from the coding sequence ATGAATCCGTCACCGGAGCCGGCAACAGCCATCGTCTTCATCTTGCTTTTGTCATGCATCGCATTCATATCAGTAGAAGGTACCTGCAGCGACAGGTGCGGCACCCTTGACGTCAAGTATCCTCTGGGGACCGGCCCAGGCTGTGGAGACCCTCGCTTCCGATCCTCTGTCTCCTGCCTCAACCAGCAGGAGCTCATCTTCTCCACCCACACTGGCAACTACCCAATCAAGTCCATCGACTACTCCAAGTCCACCATCACCATCCTCGACCCTGGCATGTCTACCTGCTCCTTCATGAAGTCCTCACCCAACTTTGGCCTCGACTGGACTGCACCCTTCCAGCTTGATAGCTCCATATTTGTTCTCCTGCACTGCAGCTCACCTTCTTCCTTGGTCTACAAAGGCAACCCTCTCTGTGACACCTCAAACTCACACATATGCTTCTCTCTGTATTCTTGTCCTGGAATTGTCAGCTTTGGTGTCCCACCCTACTCACAGGCAGCTGCTTCCTCCTGCTGCGTCTACTCACCTGTTAACTTAGGGCCAGCTGATGATATCAACCTTAATTCTCTTCATTGCTCTACTTATACTTCCATCTTATCTTTCGGCGATTCGCCGACGGATCCGACGCAGTGGGAGTATGGAATCCGTCTCAAATACAACTATGGTGATGATGGTAACATCCCTAGTGTTTGTGGTGATTGTGAGAGGAGTAATGGCGTCTGCGGATATGCCATACCGCGAAATACATTCGTATGTGCGTGCCGCAATGGGGTTAATACTACATCAACTTGTTATGGGCAGGAAGGGTTTTGGTCTAGCAGTTCCAGCGATTTGGCAGTGTTCACTTCCATGATAG